In a single window of the Elaeis guineensis isolate ETL-2024a chromosome 4, EG11, whole genome shotgun sequence genome:
- the LOC140857522 gene encoding F-box protein At2g26160-like gives MADWSELPNDILGLIADRLLFLLDLYHFASVCKLWRPIALEKRHLSCQRPPLLMLPYEEDSATCSFISISNMEICKIFLPELRNKWCCGSSYGWLFTMDDDLEIYLLNPLSRVQVKLPPHPMFPDIIRRRKALGEKSDIWKYEIIHKVMLSDDPISNPNFLIMAIVSEYDECTFCRPGDKTWTSFKDWFKHYRCFCNAAIYDEKIYAVCINSIGVEFNINTLSVAQLVLDIPHARKDVEDIRYVVKSGEEILYILRYWTIIPHDEDGQEQLQDSGKDDDSNDDEDNDDDDDDSDEEEDEEDDNYFRTPFYRTVGFDVYKLELLKPGYEWIEVKSLGDRALFLDRGHCLSIYASDSNKCKANCIYFLDDNFYDCMRMIPRCSDTGIFNMVDGSIEPLPIAPLWSTPAIWLTQ, from the coding sequence ATGGCTGATTGGTCTGAACTTCCAAATGATATACTTGGACTTATTGCAGATCGATTATTATTCCTCCTAGATTTGTATCATTTTGCTTCCGTCTGTAAATTATGGAGGCCGATTGCACTAGAAAAACGTCACCTCTCATGTCAAAGACCTCCCTTGTTGATGCTACCATACGAGGAGGACTCCGCAACTTGCAGCTTTATTAGCATTTCTAATATGGAGATATGCAAGATTTTTTTGCCAGAGCTTCGCAATAAGTGGTGTTGCGGATCATCTTATGGATGGTTGTTTACAATGGATGATGATTTAGAGATATATCTCTTGAATCCACTTTCAAGAGTGCAAGTAAAACTTCCACCACATCCAATGTTTCCTGACATAATTCGACGAAGAAAGGCGCTTGGAGAGAAGTCGGATATATGGAAATATGAAATAATCCACAAAGTGATGCTATCTGATGATCCCATTTCAAACCCTAATTTTCTCATCATGGCCATCGTCTCAGAATATGATGAATGCACCTTCTGTAGGCCAGGTGACAAGACATGGACTTCTTTCAAGGACTGGTTTAAACACTATCGATGCTTTTGCAATGCAGCAatctatgatgaaaaaatttatgcagtCTGTATTAACTCCATTGGTGTGGAATTTAATATTAACACTCTTTCTGTGGCACAATTGGTTTTAGATATTCCACATGCTAGAAAAGACGTCGAGGACATAAGGTATGTGGTGAAGTCTGGAGAAGAAATATTATATATCTTAAGGTATTGGACAATAATTCCTCATGATGAAGATGGACAAGAACAACTCCAAGATAGTGGTAAAGATGATGATTCAAATGATGATGAGGATAATGATGACGACGATGATGATAgtgatgaggaggaggatgaggaggacgaCAACTACTTTCGGACACCTTTTTATAGAACAGTTGGATTCGATGTTTATAAATTGGAGCTATTAAAACCAGGATATGAGTGGATTGAGGTAAAAAGCTTGGGGGATCGTGCTTTATTCTTGGATCGTGGTCATTGTTTGTCCATTTATGCATCTGACTCTAACAAATGCAAGGCAAATTGCATCTATTTCTTGGATGATAACTTCTATGACTGTATGAGGATGATTCCTAGATGCAGTGATACAGGTATATTCAACATGGTGGATGGTAGTATCGAGCCTCTTCCTATTGCTCCCCTTTGGTCGACTCCAGCTATCTGGCTTACCCAATAA